From a region of the Vigna radiata var. radiata cultivar VC1973A unplaced genomic scaffold, Vradiata_ver6 scaffold_394, whole genome shotgun sequence genome:
- the LOC106780502 gene encoding CMP-sialic acid transporter 2 produces MEYRKIKDEDEVRDGAHEDVEKSFLLSVPDSSLSSGGETRIDIHRTKAKWKRKSVVTLALTILTSSQAILIVWSKRAGKYEYSVTTANFMVETLKCAISLVALGRIWKKDGVNEDNRLTTTLDEVIVYPIPAVLYLVKNLLQYYIFAYVDAPGYQILKNLNIISTGVLYRIILKKRLSEIQWAAFVLLTAGCTTAQLNSNSDRVLQTPFQGWVMAIVMALLSGFAGVYTEAIIKKRPSRNINVQNFWLYIFGMCFNLVAMLVQDFDAVMNKGFFHGYSFITVLMIFNHALSGIAVSMVMKYADNIVKVYSTSVAMLLTAVVSVFLFGFQLSLAFFLGTVVVSVAIYLHSVGKMQR; encoded by the exons ATGGAGTACAGGAAAATCAAAGACGAG GATGAAGTTAGGGACGGGGCCCATGAAGACgttgaaaaatcatttttgctTTCAG TGCCAGATAGCAGTTTGAGTTCCGGGGGAGAAACCAGGATTGACATTCACAGGACCAAGGCAAAGTGGAAGCGCAA GTCCGTTGTTACACTTGCACTGACTATTCTTACTAGTTCACAAGCCATTCTAATAGTTTGGTCCAAGAGAGCTGGAAAATATGAGTACAGTGTCACTACTGCTAACTTTATG GTTGAGACTTTAAAATGTGCTATATCCCTGGTGGCCCTGGGAAGAATATGGAAAAAAGATGGTGTCAATGAGGACAATAG GTTGACCACGACCCTCGATGAAGTTATAGTGTATCCTATACCAGCCGTACTTTATCTTGTCAAAAATTTGCTTCAG TATTACATCTTTGCATATGTAGATGCTCCAGGCTATCAAATATTAAAGAACTTAAATATTATCAGTACAGGTGTCCTATACAGAATTATACTTAAGAAGAG GTTAAGTGAAATTCAGTGGGCTGCTTTTGTTCTACTCACTGCTGGGTGCACTACTGCTCAGTTGAATTCAAA TTCTGATCGTGTTCTTCAAACTCCATTTCAAGGTTGGGTGATGGCAATC GTCATGGCTCTCTTGAGTGGTTTTGCAGGAGTATACACAGAG GCTATTATTAAAAAGCGTCCTTCACGGAACATAAATGTTCAGAACTTCTGGTTGTATATCTTTGGCATGTGCTTCAATTTGGTTGCAATGTTGGTTCAAGACTTTGATGCGGTGATGAACAA GGGATTCTTCCATGGATATTCATTCATTACAGTTCTCATGATTTTCAACCATGCACTCAG TGGAATTGCTGTATCAATGGTAATGAAGTATGCTGACAACATTGTCAAA GTGTATTCTACTTCAGTTGCAATGCTTCTTACAGCAGTTGTTTCTGTGTTCCTTTTTGGCTTCCAGCTCTCCCTTGCTTTCTTCCTGGGCACAGT TGTTGTCTCTGTTGCAATTTATCTGCACTCTGTTGGGAAGATGCAAAGATAA
- the LOC106780514 gene encoding chloride channel protein CLC-e, with amino-acid sequence MRYQLVGWEEVGISREMVGIGCIAGVGVYHPSWQHHRIRILASKSEEAVKVTRWWSLLSASAYETRHRCRPRPRPRPRPRPRPRRPCCGPGNIDAEEEGPSTSERLELEWKLLSRRIGDSGIISSCLVGLLTGVAVVLFNYAVHEIRDLFWDGIPNRGASWLREAPIETTWARVVLVPAFGGAAVSVLNLLRSRFDSSLEQDPFLRTPSAYLKSASRPLLKAVAASVTLGTGNSLGPEGPSVDIGTSIAKGLAPFFHNGKTSGRMLSLIAAGSAAGLSAGFNAAVAGCFFAVESVLWPSPADASLPLTNNTSMVILSAVIASVVSEIGLGSQPAFKVPDYDFRSPGELPLYLLLGIFCGLVSLVLSRCTSYMLTIVDNLHKATGIPRASFPVLGGLSVGLIALIYPEILYWGFENVDILLESRPFVKGLSTDLLLQLIAVKIVATSLCRASGLVGGYYAPSLFIGGATGMAYGKLISLAVAEFNPMINLSVLEVASPQAYGLVGMAATLAGVCQVPLTAVLLLFELTQDYRIVLPLLGAVGLSSWISSVQTKRDDKGAKKIKSENSNFTSLSKISSQSSAGNTFAEDAPYLSNLCQVESSLCVEDDNVETTYIVRRTFVSEAMKTRYLTVSMCTLLTEVIDLMIAEKQSCAVIVDTDDTLIGFLTLRDIQEYGKFAKARSKKHKELLVSELCLLDGQICSVPWTATPDMELRYAQMIMKERGFNQVPVVRNIYERTYPVGIIDPESIRLTCSALATRQTLS; translated from the exons ATGCGTTATCAGTTAGTGGGGTGGGAGGAAGTCGGAATATCTAGAGAAATGGTTGGCATAGGATGCATTGCGGGAGTAGGAGTTTATCACCCCAGCTGGCAGCATCATCGAATTCGAATTCTCGCTTCTAAATCTGAAGAAGCAGTTAAAGTAACACGGTGGTGGTCGTTGCTCTCTGCTTCTGCATACGAGACTCGTCATCGGTGCAGGCCCAGGCCCAGGCCCAGGCCCAGGCCCAGGCCCAGGCCCAGGCGTCCGTGTTGTGGGCCTGGCAATATAGACGCCGAGGAAGAGGGACCCTCTACTTCGGAGCGACTAGAGTTAGAGTGGAAGCTCCTCAGCAGAAGGATTGGAGATTCCGGCATAATTTCTTCGTGTTTGGTCGGTCTCCTCACCGGCGTCGCTGTCGTGCTCTTCAATTATGCT GTCCATGAAATTCGTGATTTGTTCTGGGATGGGATACCCAATCGTGGCGCCTCATGGTTGAGAGAAGCGCCTATTGAGACAACATGGGCACGGGTAGTACTAGTTCCGGCTTTTGGAGGCGCTGCCGTGTCTGTGCTAAACCTCCTCCGTTCACGTTTTGATTCCTCTCTCGAACAAGATCCTTTCCTCCGAACACCTTCTGCCTACCTCAAGTCTGCTTCCCGCCCTTTGCTAAAGGCCGTGGCAGCTTCTGTTACTTTAGGCACAGGCAATTCCTTGGGTCCAGAGGGTCCCAGCGTCGACATTGGCACATCCATCGCCAAAGGCCTCGCTCCTTTCTTTCACAATGGAAAGACTTCCGGCAGAATGCTCTCCCTTATTGCTGCTGGATCTGCTGCTGGCCTCTCTGCCG GTTTCAATGCTGCTGTTGCCGGTTGCTTTTTTGCTGTCGAGTCTGTCTTGTGGCCATCGCCTGCAGATGCATCTTTACCACTTACTAATAATACTTCCATGGTCATACTCAGTGCTGTCATTGCTTCTGTAGTTTCTGAGATTGGCCTTGGCTCTCAACCAGCCTTTAAAGTTCCAGACTACGACTTCCGGTCGCCCGGTG AGCTCCCGCTGTATCTATTGCTGGGTATTTTCTGTGGCCTGGTATCATTGGTCCTATCTAGGTGTACGTCATATATGTTGACTATTGTTGACAATCTGCACAAGGCTACTGGTATTCCACGAGCTTCATTCCCTGTATTGGGAGGCTTATCGGTTGGGTTGATAGCATTGATATATCCTGAAATCCTCTACTGGGGGTTTGAGAATGTTGACATTTTATTAGAATCTCGACCATTTGTTAAAGGCCTTTCCACTGATCTATTGCTTCAGCTAATAGCCGTCAAGATAGTTGCAACTTCTCTGTGCAGGGCTTCTGGATTAGTGGGAGGGTATTATGCCCCGTCTCTCTTTATTGGTGGTGCAACTGGGATGGCTTATGGAAAATTAATTAGTTTGGCTGTTGCTGAGTTTAATCCCATGATTAACCTCTCTGTGTTGGAAGTGGCATCACCGCAAGCTTATGGCCTG GTTGGAATGGCTGCAACTCTTGCAGGAGTTTGTCAAGTACCACTTACTGCAGTTTTGCTTCTGTTTGAATTAACACAGGACTATCGAATTGTTCTACCGCTGCTTGGAGCTGTAGGGTTGTCTTCGTGGATTTCATCTGTACAGACAAAAAGAGATGACAAAGGGGCAAAAAAGATCaaatcagaaaattcaaattttacatCACTTTCCAAAATATCTTCTCAGTCATCTGCTGGCAATACCTTTGCTGAAGATGCGCCATATTTGAGTAATTTGTGTCAAGTGGAAAGTTCACTTTGTGTAGAGGATGATAATGTTGAAACAACATATATTGTAAGGAGAACATTTGTTTCAGAAGCCATGAAGACGAGATACCTGACGGTTTCAATGTGCACACTACTTACAGAAGTAATAGATCTCATGATTGCAGAGAAACAGTCTTGTGCAGTAATTGTTGATACTGATGATACATTAATCGGTTTCTTGACACTTAGAGACATTCAAGAGTATGGTAAATTTGCTAAAGCAAGAAGCAAAAAACACAAG GAGCTTTTAGTTTCTGAATTATGCCTTTTAGATGGACAAATATGCAGCGTGCCATGGACAGCTACACCTGATATGGAACTTCGTTATGCTCAAATGATTATGAAGGAGCGCGGATTCAATCAAGTTCCAGTCGTGAGGAATATCTACGAAAGAACGTATCCAGTTGGCATTATAGACCCTGAGAGTATCAGGCTAACATGCAG TGCTTTGGCCACCAGACAAACCCTCAGCTAA
- the LOC106780515 gene encoding protein FAR1-RELATED SEQUENCE 5 has product MMDNEVLEFDIGLGGGGEGEYDDDGGDIEHPMDEDELGDSSGGGGVGDGGVTAGIYLPEGDLSDLEPCEGMEFESEEAAKAFYNSYARRVGFSTRVSSSRRSRRDGAIIQRQFVCAKEGFRNLNEKRTKDREIKRPRTITRVGCKASLSVKMQDSGKWVVSGFVREHNHELVPPDQVHCLRSHRQISGAAKTLIDTLQAAGMGPRRIMSALIKEYGGISKVGFTEVDCRNYMRNNRQRSLEGDIQLVLDYLRQMHAENPNFFYAVQGDEDQSINNVFWADPKARMNYTFFGDTVTFDTTYRSNRYRLPFAPFTGVNHHGQPVLFGCAFLINESEASFVWLFKTWLMAMSGRPPVSITTDHDSVIRSAIIEVFPETRHRFCKWHIFKKCQEKLSHIFLKYPNFEAEFHKCVNLTESIEEFESCWSTLVDKYDLRDHEWLQAIYSSCRHWVPVYLRDTFFAEMSITQRSDSMNSYFDGYINASTNLNQFFKLYEKALESRNEKEVRADYDTMNTLPVLRTPSPMEKQASELYTRKIFMRFQEELVGTLTFMASKADDDGEVITYNVAKFGEEHKGYYVKFNVLEMKATCSCQMFEFSGLLCRHVLAVFRVTNVLTLPSHYILKRWTRNAKSNVILEDHSCDVYTYYLESHTVRYNTLRHEAFKFVDEGAQSTETYDVAMDALQEAARRVSQAMQNEGRIPISNGKLRSHVVNDESHANYTSACQEECFSQHTSKDDLDTNIRKLLNELECANRKCEIYRSNLLSVLKAVEDHKLELSVKVENIKISMKDGI; this is encoded by the exons ATGATGGATAACGAGGTGTTAGAATTTGATATTGGGTTGGGCGGAGGAGGCGAGGGAGAATATGACGATGATGGAGGGGACATCGAACACCCAATGGATGAAGATGAATTGGGCGATAGCAGTGGAGGTGGTGGTGTTGGTGATGGTGGTGTAACCGCTGGAATATATCTTCCGGAGGGGGACCTCTCAGATCTGGAACCCTGCGAGGGCATGGAATTCGAGTCTGAAGAGGCTGCCAAGGCCTTCTACAATTCCTACGCCCGTCGTGTTGGGTTTAGTACACGTGTCAGCTCATCCCGTCGTTCGAGGCGCGATGGAGCTATCATACAGAGGCAATTTGTTTGCGCAAAGGAGGGTTTTCGCAACTTGAATGAGAAGCGCACGAAGGATAGAGAGATCAAGCGTCCCCGAACAATTACCAGAGTCGGATGTAAGGCGTCTTTGTCTGTGAAAATGCAAGACTCTGGGAAGTGGGTGGTGTCTGGCTTTGTTAGAGAACATAATCACGAACTGGTTCCCCCGGACCAGGTGCATTGCCTTCGCTCTCACAGGCAAATATCGGGAGCTGCCAAGACCCTCATTGATACCTTGCAGGCTGCTGGGATGGGTCCTCGTAGAATTATGTCAGCACTGATTAAAGAGTATGGTGGGATTAGCAAAGTCGGCTTCACAGAGGTCGACTGTAGGAACTACATGAGAAATAATAGGCAGAGAAGTTTAGAAGGGGACATTCAACTTGTTCTCGATTATTTGAGACAAATGCACGCCGAAAACCCAAATTTTTTCTATGCTGTGCAAGGGGATGAGGATCAGTCCATAAACAATGTTTTCTGGGCTGATCCCAAGGCAAGGAtgaattatacattttttgGTGACACTGTAACTTTTGACACTACATACCGATCTAATAGGTATCGTTTACCATTTGCTCCCTTTACTGGTGTAAATCATCATGGACAGCCTGTTCTTTTTGGTTGTGCCTTCCTAATTAATGAATCTGAAGCATCATTTGTTTGGCTTTTCAAGACATGGCTTATGGCCATGTCTGGACGTCCACCAGTGTCCATAACAACTGATCATGATTCTGTAATTCGTTCAGCCATAATAGAAGTCTTCCCCGAGACCCGACACCGCTTCTGCAAGTGGCATATCTTTAAAAAATGCCAGGAGAAGTTATCCCATATTTTCCTCAAATATCCAAATTTTGAAGCTGAATTTCACAAATGTGTTAACTTGACTGAGTCAATTGAGGAATTTGAGTCTTGCTGGTCAACACTGGTAGATAAATATGATCTCAGGGATCATGAATGGCTTCAAGCAATATATTCTTCTTGCAGGCATTGGGTACCTGTATATTTGCGAGACACATTCTTTGCAGAAATGTCCATCACTCAGCGAAGTGATAGCATGAACTCTTACTTTGATGGGTATATAAATGCTTCAACCAATTTAAATCAGTTCTTTAAGCTTTATGAGAAAGCACTTGAAAGTCGCAATGAGAAGGAAGTGAGAGCTGATTATGACACAATGAATACTTTGCCAGTATTGAGGACCCCATCTCCAATGGAGAAGCAAGCATCTGAGCTTTACACGAGAAAAATTTTCATGAGGTTCCAGGAGGAGTTAGTTGGTACACTAACATTCATGGCATCCAAAGCTGATGATGATGGGGAGGTCATTACATATAATGTAGCTAAATTTGGAGAGGAACATAAAGGGtactatgttaaatttaatgttttggaGATGAAAGCAACTTGTAGTTGCCAAATGTTTGAGTTTTCAGGCCTTCTTTGCAGACATGTTCTGGCAGTCTTTAGAGTTACCAATGTGCTTACTCTCCCATCTCACTATATATTGAAACGTTGGACAAGAAATGCAAAGAGCAATGTAATATTAGAAGACCATTCTTGTGATGTATATACTTACTATTTGGAATCTCATACAGTTAGATATAACACCCTTCGACATGAGGCCTTTAAATTTGTTGATGAAGGTGCACAGTCTACTGAAACTTACGATGTTGCCATGGATGCTTTACAAGAAGCTGCAAGAAGAGTTTCTCAGGCAATGCaaaatgagggaagaattcctATCAGCAATGGAAAATTAAGGAGTCATGTGGTAAATGATGAAAGTCATGCTAATTACACAAGTGCATGCCAAGAAGAATGCTTCAGCCAACATACATCTAAG GATGATTTGGATACAAATATTAGAAAGCTTCTGAATGAACTTGAGTGTGCAAATCGGAAGTGCGAAATTTATCGGTCCAACCTGCTTTCAGTTTTGAAAGCTGTTGAGGATCACAAGTTAGAGTTATCTGTTAAGGtggaaaatatcaaaataagcATGAAAGATGGCATCTAA